A genomic stretch from Thermococcus sp. includes:
- a CDS encoding ABC transporter ATP-binding protein yields the protein MIVLEDVGKTIGGREVLRGISLTVKPGEIHAYLGHNGAGKTTTFRLILGLLVPDSGRIEVFGLNPLRNPEIRARIGYLPEYDLLYPNLSVWDNLRRYALLKGVFDGRELRDLLEFFELGKYAKKKVSTLSSGTQRRVAMARTFLGNPEVLILDEPTKGLDPEWRLEFKRFLKDYARENNASVLFSTHILGDVDEVCGRVTVIKEGQILFSGSLKEFRKSVPARGVLVKVREVEKALMVLEKAGYTPKLFKDYILVENAESSQVNGLLVRNGITVEEIKRNEPSLEEVYSTLYGS from the coding sequence ATGATAGTCCTTGAGGACGTGGGGAAGACTATTGGCGGAAGGGAAGTCCTCCGCGGGATAAGCTTGACCGTAAAACCGGGTGAGATTCACGCCTACCTCGGCCACAACGGGGCGGGCAAAACAACTACATTCCGGCTTATCCTCGGCCTCCTCGTGCCTGACTCGGGGAGGATCGAAGTTTTTGGCCTTAACCCTCTCCGGAATCCCGAAATAAGGGCGAGGATTGGCTACCTTCCAGAGTACGACCTCCTCTACCCGAACCTCTCAGTATGGGACAACCTCAGGCGCTACGCCCTGCTGAAGGGGGTTTTCGATGGGAGGGAGCTGAGGGACCTGCTGGAGTTTTTTGAACTTGGAAAATACGCCAAAAAGAAGGTTTCTACCCTCTCCAGTGGGACTCAGCGGAGGGTTGCAATGGCGAGGACTTTTCTTGGAAACCCAGAGGTTTTGATTCTGGACGAGCCGACGAAGGGCCTTGACCCGGAGTGGAGGCTGGAGTTCAAGCGCTTTCTCAAAGACTACGCGAGGGAAAACAACGCCTCCGTTCTCTTTTCGACCCATATACTCGGCGACGTTGATGAGGTCTGTGGGAGAGTTACGGTTATTAAGGAGGGCCAGATACTGTTCTCCGGAAGCCTGAAAGAGTTTAGAAAAAGTGTTCCAGCTAGGGGAGTTCTGGTGAAGGTCAGGGAAGTGGAAAAAGCCCTGATGGTTCTTGAGAAAGCCGGCTACACCCCAAAGCTTTTCAAGGACTACATCCTCGTTGAAAACGCCGAGTCTTCCCAGGTTAATGGACTTCTGGTCAGAAACGGGATAACCGTTGAGGAGATAAAGCGCAACGAGCCGTCGCTGGAGGAAGTGTATTCGACGCTCTATGGGAGCTGA